A genomic stretch from Hemibagrus wyckioides isolate EC202008001 linkage group LG02, SWU_Hwy_1.0, whole genome shotgun sequence includes:
- the ap2a1 gene encoding AP-2 complex subunit alpha-2 isoform X3 yields MPAVSKGDGMRGLAVFISDIRNCKSKEAEIKRINKELANIRSKFKGDKALDGYSKKKYVCKLLFIFLLGHDIDFGHMEAVNLLSSNKYTEKQIGYLFISVLVNSNSELIRLINNAIKNDLSSRNPTFMCLALHCIANVGSREMAEAFAGEIPRILVAGDTMDSVKQSAALCLLRLYKTSPDLVLMGEWTSRVVHLLNDQHMGVVTAAISLITCLSQKNPDEFKTCVSLAVSRLSRIVSSASTDLQDYTYYFVPAPWLSCKLLRLLQCYPPPEDGAVKGRLVECLETILNKAQEPPKSKKVQHSNAKNAILFEAIALIIHYDSEPNLLVRACNQLGQFLQHRETNLRYLALESMCTLASSEFSHEAVKTHIETVINALKTERDVSVRQRAADLLYAMCDRSNAKQIVAEMLSYLETADYSIREEMVLKVAILAEKYAVDYSWYVDTILNLIRIAGDYVSEEVWYRVIQIVINRDDVQGYAAKTVFEALQAPACHENMVKVGGYILGEFGNLIAGDPRSSPLVQFNLLHSKFHLCSVPTRALLLSAYIKFINLFPETKTTIQEVLRCDSQIRNSDVELQQRAVEYLKLSSIASTDVLATVLEEMPPFPERESSILAKLKKKKGPGAVSGNELEDGKREGGELNGGGGERSGDSSAIAASNASTPSPSADLLGLRSSAPVSAAPASAGSLLVDVFSEAGPAAPSTAVSDDGFLRDLEPPTESSDSLLAEGPGDSDSAPPSVASEDPAPPLPESEELLNKFVCKNNGVLFENQLLQIGIKSEYRQNLGRMYLFYGNKTSVQFISFTTTVSCPGELQSQLNVQLKPVAPLVEGGAQVQQVINIECLSDFCDAPLLNIKFRYGGALQNLTLKLPVTINKFFQPTEMASHDFFQRWKQLSQPQQEAQKIFKANHAMDTEVIKAKLLGLGTALLENVDPNPENFVCAGVVQTKAQQVGCLLRLEPNAQAQMYRLTLRSSKDTVAKRLCELLAEQF; encoded by the exons GTAAGAGTAAGGAGGCTGAGATCAAGCGCATCAACAAGGAGCTGGCCAACATTCGCTCCAAGTTTAAAGGAGACAAGGCTCTGGATGGATACAGCAAGAAGAAGTATGTGTGTAAGCTGCTCTTCATCTTCCTGCTAGGACATGACATCGATTTTGGCCACATGGAGGCTGTGAACCTGCTCAGCTCCAACAAGTACACTGAGAAACAGATT ggctATCTGTTCATCTCTGTGTTGGTGAACAGCAACAGTGAACTGATCAGGCTGATCAATAATGCCATAAAGAACGATCTGTCCAGCAGGAACCCCACCTTCATGTGTCTGGCCCTGCACTGCATTGCCAACGTGGGCAGCAGGGAGATGGCCGAAGCCTTTGCCGGGGAGATCCCGCGCATCCTGGTGGCAGG ggacACAATGGACAGTGTGAAACAGTCAGCTGCTCTGTGTCTGCTGCGTCTGTATAAAACATCTCCAGACCTGGTGCTGATGGGAGAGTGGACGTCCAGAGTGGTACATTTACTGAATGACCAGCACATG GGTGTGGTCACTGCAGCGATCTCTCTCATCACTTGCCTCAGCCAGAAAAACCCAGACGAGTTTAAGACGTGCGTGTCCCTGGCCGTGTCCCGTCTCAGCAGG ATCGTGTCCTCAGCATCCACCGACCTGCAGGACTACACATATTATTTTGTCCCTGCTCCCTGGCTGTCCTGTAAGCTGCTGCGTCTCCTGCAGTGCTACCCTCCTCCTGAGGATGGCGCTGTTAAAGGCCGTCTGGTCGAGTGTCTGGAGACCATTCTCAACAAAGCACAGGAACCGCCCAAATCTAAAAAGGTGCAGCACTCCAACGCCAAGAACGCCATCCTGTTCGAGGCTATCGCTCTCATTATTCACTATGACAG tgagcCGAACCTGCTGGTGCGAGCGTGTAACCAGCTGGGTCAGTTCCTGCAGCACAGAGAGACCAACCTGCGCTACCTGGCCTTAGAGAGCATGTGCACACTCGCCAGCTCAGAGTTCTCTCATGAGGCCGTCAAAACACACATCGAGACCGTCATCAACGCCCTCAAg acggagcGTGATGTGAGTGTACGTCAAAGGGCAGCTGACCTGCTCTATGCGATGTGTGACCGCAGTAACGCTAAGCAGATTGTTGCTGAGATGCTGAGTTACTTGGAGACAGCGGATTACTCCATCCGGGAGGAGATGGTGCTGAAGGTGGCCATCCTGGCTGAGAAGTACGCAGTGGACTACTCGTGGTACGTGGACACCATCCTTAACCTGATACGCATTGCTGGCGACTACGTGAGCGAGGAGGTGTGGTACCGCGTCATCCAGATCGTCATCAACCGTGACGATGTCCAGGGCTATGCTGCCAAGACAGTCTTCGAG gCCCTACAGGCTCCAGCATGTCATGAAAACATGGTGAAGGTCGGTGGTTACATCCTCGGAGAGTTTGGGAACCTTATTGCTGGTGATCCTCGTTCCAG tccaTTGGTCCAGTTCAACCTGCTCCACTCTAAGTTCCACCTGTGTTCAGTTCCCACTCGCGCTCTACTCCTCTCTGCCTACATAAAGTTCATTAATCTGTTTCCCGAGACAAAGACCACCATCCAGGAGGTTTTGCGCTGTGACAGTCAGATCAGGAACAGTGATGTGGAGCTCCAGCAGAGGGCCGTGGAATATCTCAAGCTCTCCTCCATCGCCAGCACCGACGTATTG gCTACAGTATTGGAGGAGATGCCCCCATTTCCTGAAAGGGAGTCCTCCATCTTGGCcaagctgaagaagaagaagggtcCTGGTGCCGTGTCCGGCAATGAGCTGGAGgacggaaagagagagggaggggagctAAACGGTGGAGGGGGAGAGCGGTCTGGAGACAGCTCTGCCATCGCAGCATCCAACGCA tccactCCTTCTCCATCAGCTGATCTTCTCGGTCTCCGCTCCTCTGCCCCTGTCAGTGCAGCCCCAGCCAGTGCAGGCAGCCTATTGGTGGATGTATTCTCAGAGGCGGGGCCTGCTGCTCCATCCACTGCGGTCAGTGATGATGGCTTCCTCAG AGATCTGGAACCTCCCACTGAGAGCTCTGACTCCTTATTGGCTGAGGGTCCTGGTGACTCGGA CTCTGCTCCTCCCTCTGTGGCCTCTGAAGATCCTGCACCTCCTCTACCCGAGTCAGAAGAGCTGCTTAACAA gtTTGTGTGTAAGAATAATGGAGTTCTGTTTGAGAATCAGCTGCTTCAGATTGGCATTAAGTCAGAGTATCGCCAGAACCTAG gaagGATGTATTTGTTCTATGGCAATAAGACGTCAGTGCAGTTCATCAGCTTCACAACCACTGTTAGCTGCCCAGGAGAGCTTCAGTCT CAGTTGAATGTTCAGTTGAAACCCGTGGCTCCTCTGGTGGAAGGTGGAGCTCAGGTGCAGCAGGTCATCAACATTGAGTGTTTGTCAGACTTCTGTGATGCACCGCTTCTGAACATCAAGTTCAG GTATGGTGGAGCTCTGCAGAACCTCACACTTAAGCTCCCTGTCACCATCAACAAGTTCTTCCAGCCCACTGAGATGGCCTCACATGACTTCTTTCAGCGCTGGAAGCAACTCagcca GCCCCAACAGGAAGCACAGAAGATCTTTAAGGCAAACCATGCCATGGACACAGAAGTGATCAAAGCCAag ttgttgggATTAGGTACAGCTCTTCTGGAGAATGTGGATCCAAACCCTGAGAACTTTGTGTGTGCTGGAGTTGTTCAGACCAAGGCACAGCAGGTGGGCTGTCTCCTGAGACTCGAACCCAACGCACAAGCCCag
- the ap2a1 gene encoding AP-2 complex subunit alpha-2 isoform X1, producing the protein MPAVSKGDGMRGLAVFISDIRNCKSKEAEIKRINKELANIRSKFKGDKALDGYSKKKYVCKLLFIFLLGHDIDFGHMEAVNLLSSNKYTEKQIGYLFISVLVNSNSELIRLINNAIKNDLSSRNPTFMCLALHCIANVGSREMAEAFAGEIPRILVAGDTMDSVKQSAALCLLRLYKTSPDLVLMGEWTSRVVHLLNDQHMGVVTAAISLITCLSQKNPDEFKTCVSLAVSRLSRIVSSASTDLQDYTYYFVPAPWLSCKLLRLLQCYPPPEDGAVKGRLVECLETILNKAQEPPKSKKVQHSNAKNAILFEAIALIIHYDSEPNLLVRACNQLGQFLQHRETNLRYLALESMCTLASSEFSHEAVKTHIETVINALKTERDVSVRQRAADLLYAMCDRSNAKQIVAEMLSYLETADYSIREEMVLKVAILAEKYAVDYSWYVDTILNLIRIAGDYVSEEVWYRVIQIVINRDDVQGYAAKTVFEALQAPACHENMVKVGGYILGEFGNLIAGDPRSSPLVQFNLLHSKFHLCSVPTRALLLSAYIKFINLFPETKTTIQEVLRCDSQIRNSDVELQQRAVEYLKLSSIASTDVLATVLEEMPPFPERESSILAKLKKKKGPGAVSGNELEDGKREGGELNGGGGERSGDSSAIAASNASTPSPSADLLGLRSSAPVSAAPASAGSLLVDVFSEAGPAAPSTAVSDDGFLSSAPPSVASEDPAPPLPESEELLNKFVCKNNGVLFENQLLQIGIKSEYRQNLGRMYLFYGNKTSVQFISFTTTVSCPGELQSQLNVQLKPVAPLVEGGAQVQQVINIECLSDFCDAPLLNIKFRYGGALQNLTLKLPVTINKFFQPTEMASHDFFQRWKQLSQPQQEAQKIFKANHAMDTEVIKAKLLGLGTALLENVDPNPENFVCAGVVQTKAQQVGCLLRLEPNAQAQMYRLTLRSSKDTVAKRLCELLAEQF; encoded by the exons GTAAGAGTAAGGAGGCTGAGATCAAGCGCATCAACAAGGAGCTGGCCAACATTCGCTCCAAGTTTAAAGGAGACAAGGCTCTGGATGGATACAGCAAGAAGAAGTATGTGTGTAAGCTGCTCTTCATCTTCCTGCTAGGACATGACATCGATTTTGGCCACATGGAGGCTGTGAACCTGCTCAGCTCCAACAAGTACACTGAGAAACAGATT ggctATCTGTTCATCTCTGTGTTGGTGAACAGCAACAGTGAACTGATCAGGCTGATCAATAATGCCATAAAGAACGATCTGTCCAGCAGGAACCCCACCTTCATGTGTCTGGCCCTGCACTGCATTGCCAACGTGGGCAGCAGGGAGATGGCCGAAGCCTTTGCCGGGGAGATCCCGCGCATCCTGGTGGCAGG ggacACAATGGACAGTGTGAAACAGTCAGCTGCTCTGTGTCTGCTGCGTCTGTATAAAACATCTCCAGACCTGGTGCTGATGGGAGAGTGGACGTCCAGAGTGGTACATTTACTGAATGACCAGCACATG GGTGTGGTCACTGCAGCGATCTCTCTCATCACTTGCCTCAGCCAGAAAAACCCAGACGAGTTTAAGACGTGCGTGTCCCTGGCCGTGTCCCGTCTCAGCAGG ATCGTGTCCTCAGCATCCACCGACCTGCAGGACTACACATATTATTTTGTCCCTGCTCCCTGGCTGTCCTGTAAGCTGCTGCGTCTCCTGCAGTGCTACCCTCCTCCTGAGGATGGCGCTGTTAAAGGCCGTCTGGTCGAGTGTCTGGAGACCATTCTCAACAAAGCACAGGAACCGCCCAAATCTAAAAAGGTGCAGCACTCCAACGCCAAGAACGCCATCCTGTTCGAGGCTATCGCTCTCATTATTCACTATGACAG tgagcCGAACCTGCTGGTGCGAGCGTGTAACCAGCTGGGTCAGTTCCTGCAGCACAGAGAGACCAACCTGCGCTACCTGGCCTTAGAGAGCATGTGCACACTCGCCAGCTCAGAGTTCTCTCATGAGGCCGTCAAAACACACATCGAGACCGTCATCAACGCCCTCAAg acggagcGTGATGTGAGTGTACGTCAAAGGGCAGCTGACCTGCTCTATGCGATGTGTGACCGCAGTAACGCTAAGCAGATTGTTGCTGAGATGCTGAGTTACTTGGAGACAGCGGATTACTCCATCCGGGAGGAGATGGTGCTGAAGGTGGCCATCCTGGCTGAGAAGTACGCAGTGGACTACTCGTGGTACGTGGACACCATCCTTAACCTGATACGCATTGCTGGCGACTACGTGAGCGAGGAGGTGTGGTACCGCGTCATCCAGATCGTCATCAACCGTGACGATGTCCAGGGCTATGCTGCCAAGACAGTCTTCGAG gCCCTACAGGCTCCAGCATGTCATGAAAACATGGTGAAGGTCGGTGGTTACATCCTCGGAGAGTTTGGGAACCTTATTGCTGGTGATCCTCGTTCCAG tccaTTGGTCCAGTTCAACCTGCTCCACTCTAAGTTCCACCTGTGTTCAGTTCCCACTCGCGCTCTACTCCTCTCTGCCTACATAAAGTTCATTAATCTGTTTCCCGAGACAAAGACCACCATCCAGGAGGTTTTGCGCTGTGACAGTCAGATCAGGAACAGTGATGTGGAGCTCCAGCAGAGGGCCGTGGAATATCTCAAGCTCTCCTCCATCGCCAGCACCGACGTATTG gCTACAGTATTGGAGGAGATGCCCCCATTTCCTGAAAGGGAGTCCTCCATCTTGGCcaagctgaagaagaagaagggtcCTGGTGCCGTGTCCGGCAATGAGCTGGAGgacggaaagagagagggaggggagctAAACGGTGGAGGGGGAGAGCGGTCTGGAGACAGCTCTGCCATCGCAGCATCCAACGCA tccactCCTTCTCCATCAGCTGATCTTCTCGGTCTCCGCTCCTCTGCCCCTGTCAGTGCAGCCCCAGCCAGTGCAGGCAGCCTATTGGTGGATGTATTCTCAGAGGCGGGGCCTGCTGCTCCATCCACTGCGGTCAGTGATGATGGCTTCCTCAG CTCTGCTCCTCCCTCTGTGGCCTCTGAAGATCCTGCACCTCCTCTACCCGAGTCAGAAGAGCTGCTTAACAA gtTTGTGTGTAAGAATAATGGAGTTCTGTTTGAGAATCAGCTGCTTCAGATTGGCATTAAGTCAGAGTATCGCCAGAACCTAG gaagGATGTATTTGTTCTATGGCAATAAGACGTCAGTGCAGTTCATCAGCTTCACAACCACTGTTAGCTGCCCAGGAGAGCTTCAGTCT CAGTTGAATGTTCAGTTGAAACCCGTGGCTCCTCTGGTGGAAGGTGGAGCTCAGGTGCAGCAGGTCATCAACATTGAGTGTTTGTCAGACTTCTGTGATGCACCGCTTCTGAACATCAAGTTCAG GTATGGTGGAGCTCTGCAGAACCTCACACTTAAGCTCCCTGTCACCATCAACAAGTTCTTCCAGCCCACTGAGATGGCCTCACATGACTTCTTTCAGCGCTGGAAGCAACTCagcca GCCCCAACAGGAAGCACAGAAGATCTTTAAGGCAAACCATGCCATGGACACAGAAGTGATCAAAGCCAag ttgttgggATTAGGTACAGCTCTTCTGGAGAATGTGGATCCAAACCCTGAGAACTTTGTGTGTGCTGGAGTTGTTCAGACCAAGGCACAGCAGGTGGGCTGTCTCCTGAGACTCGAACCCAACGCACAAGCCCag
- the ap2a1 gene encoding AP-2 complex subunit alpha-2 isoform X2, translating into MPAVSKGDGMRGLAVFISDIRNCKSKEAEIKRINKELANIRSKFKGDKALDGYSKKKYVCKLLFIFLLGHDIDFGHMEAVNLLSSNKYTEKQIGYLFISVLVNSNSELIRLINNAIKNDLSSRNPTFMCLALHCIANVGSREMAEAFAGEIPRILVAGDTMDSVKQSAALCLLRLYKTSPDLVLMGEWTSRVVHLLNDQHMGVVTAAISLITCLSQKNPDEFKTCVSLAVSRLSRIVSSASTDLQDYTYYFVPAPWLSCKLLRLLQCYPPPEDGAVKGRLVECLETILNKAQEPPKSKKVQHSNAKNAILFEAIALIIHYDSEPNLLVRACNQLGQFLQHRETNLRYLALESMCTLASSEFSHEAVKTHIETVINALKTERDVSVRQRAADLLYAMCDRSNAKQIVAEMLSYLETADYSIREEMVLKVAILAEKYAVDYSWYVDTILNLIRIAGDYVSEEVWYRVIQIVINRDDVQGYAAKTVFEALQAPACHENMVKVGGYILGEFGNLIAGDPRSSPLVQFNLLHSKFHLCSVPTRALLLSAYIKFINLFPETKTTIQEVLRCDSQIRNSDVELQQRAVEYLKLSSIASTDVLATVLEEMPPFPERESSILAKLKKKKGPGAVSGNELEDGKREGGELNGGGGERSGDSSAIAASNASTPSPSADLLGLRSSAPVSAAPASAGSLLVDVFSEAGPAAPSTAVSDDGFLRFVCKNNGVLFENQLLQIGIKSEYRQNLGRMYLFYGNKTSVQFISFTTTVSCPGELQSQLNVQLKPVAPLVEGGAQVQQVINIECLSDFCDAPLLNIKFRYGGALQNLTLKLPVTINKFFQPTEMASHDFFQRWKQLSQPQQEAQKIFKANHAMDTEVIKAKLLGLGTALLENVDPNPENFVCAGVVQTKAQQVGCLLRLEPNAQAQMYRLTLRSSKDTVAKRLCELLAEQF; encoded by the exons GTAAGAGTAAGGAGGCTGAGATCAAGCGCATCAACAAGGAGCTGGCCAACATTCGCTCCAAGTTTAAAGGAGACAAGGCTCTGGATGGATACAGCAAGAAGAAGTATGTGTGTAAGCTGCTCTTCATCTTCCTGCTAGGACATGACATCGATTTTGGCCACATGGAGGCTGTGAACCTGCTCAGCTCCAACAAGTACACTGAGAAACAGATT ggctATCTGTTCATCTCTGTGTTGGTGAACAGCAACAGTGAACTGATCAGGCTGATCAATAATGCCATAAAGAACGATCTGTCCAGCAGGAACCCCACCTTCATGTGTCTGGCCCTGCACTGCATTGCCAACGTGGGCAGCAGGGAGATGGCCGAAGCCTTTGCCGGGGAGATCCCGCGCATCCTGGTGGCAGG ggacACAATGGACAGTGTGAAACAGTCAGCTGCTCTGTGTCTGCTGCGTCTGTATAAAACATCTCCAGACCTGGTGCTGATGGGAGAGTGGACGTCCAGAGTGGTACATTTACTGAATGACCAGCACATG GGTGTGGTCACTGCAGCGATCTCTCTCATCACTTGCCTCAGCCAGAAAAACCCAGACGAGTTTAAGACGTGCGTGTCCCTGGCCGTGTCCCGTCTCAGCAGG ATCGTGTCCTCAGCATCCACCGACCTGCAGGACTACACATATTATTTTGTCCCTGCTCCCTGGCTGTCCTGTAAGCTGCTGCGTCTCCTGCAGTGCTACCCTCCTCCTGAGGATGGCGCTGTTAAAGGCCGTCTGGTCGAGTGTCTGGAGACCATTCTCAACAAAGCACAGGAACCGCCCAAATCTAAAAAGGTGCAGCACTCCAACGCCAAGAACGCCATCCTGTTCGAGGCTATCGCTCTCATTATTCACTATGACAG tgagcCGAACCTGCTGGTGCGAGCGTGTAACCAGCTGGGTCAGTTCCTGCAGCACAGAGAGACCAACCTGCGCTACCTGGCCTTAGAGAGCATGTGCACACTCGCCAGCTCAGAGTTCTCTCATGAGGCCGTCAAAACACACATCGAGACCGTCATCAACGCCCTCAAg acggagcGTGATGTGAGTGTACGTCAAAGGGCAGCTGACCTGCTCTATGCGATGTGTGACCGCAGTAACGCTAAGCAGATTGTTGCTGAGATGCTGAGTTACTTGGAGACAGCGGATTACTCCATCCGGGAGGAGATGGTGCTGAAGGTGGCCATCCTGGCTGAGAAGTACGCAGTGGACTACTCGTGGTACGTGGACACCATCCTTAACCTGATACGCATTGCTGGCGACTACGTGAGCGAGGAGGTGTGGTACCGCGTCATCCAGATCGTCATCAACCGTGACGATGTCCAGGGCTATGCTGCCAAGACAGTCTTCGAG gCCCTACAGGCTCCAGCATGTCATGAAAACATGGTGAAGGTCGGTGGTTACATCCTCGGAGAGTTTGGGAACCTTATTGCTGGTGATCCTCGTTCCAG tccaTTGGTCCAGTTCAACCTGCTCCACTCTAAGTTCCACCTGTGTTCAGTTCCCACTCGCGCTCTACTCCTCTCTGCCTACATAAAGTTCATTAATCTGTTTCCCGAGACAAAGACCACCATCCAGGAGGTTTTGCGCTGTGACAGTCAGATCAGGAACAGTGATGTGGAGCTCCAGCAGAGGGCCGTGGAATATCTCAAGCTCTCCTCCATCGCCAGCACCGACGTATTG gCTACAGTATTGGAGGAGATGCCCCCATTTCCTGAAAGGGAGTCCTCCATCTTGGCcaagctgaagaagaagaagggtcCTGGTGCCGTGTCCGGCAATGAGCTGGAGgacggaaagagagagggaggggagctAAACGGTGGAGGGGGAGAGCGGTCTGGAGACAGCTCTGCCATCGCAGCATCCAACGCA tccactCCTTCTCCATCAGCTGATCTTCTCGGTCTCCGCTCCTCTGCCCCTGTCAGTGCAGCCCCAGCCAGTGCAGGCAGCCTATTGGTGGATGTATTCTCAGAGGCGGGGCCTGCTGCTCCATCCACTGCGGTCAGTGATGATGGCTTCCTCAG gtTTGTGTGTAAGAATAATGGAGTTCTGTTTGAGAATCAGCTGCTTCAGATTGGCATTAAGTCAGAGTATCGCCAGAACCTAG gaagGATGTATTTGTTCTATGGCAATAAGACGTCAGTGCAGTTCATCAGCTTCACAACCACTGTTAGCTGCCCAGGAGAGCTTCAGTCT CAGTTGAATGTTCAGTTGAAACCCGTGGCTCCTCTGGTGGAAGGTGGAGCTCAGGTGCAGCAGGTCATCAACATTGAGTGTTTGTCAGACTTCTGTGATGCACCGCTTCTGAACATCAAGTTCAG GTATGGTGGAGCTCTGCAGAACCTCACACTTAAGCTCCCTGTCACCATCAACAAGTTCTTCCAGCCCACTGAGATGGCCTCACATGACTTCTTTCAGCGCTGGAAGCAACTCagcca GCCCCAACAGGAAGCACAGAAGATCTTTAAGGCAAACCATGCCATGGACACAGAAGTGATCAAAGCCAag ttgttgggATTAGGTACAGCTCTTCTGGAGAATGTGGATCCAAACCCTGAGAACTTTGTGTGTGCTGGAGTTGTTCAGACCAAGGCACAGCAGGTGGGCTGTCTCCTGAGACTCGAACCCAACGCACAAGCCCag